The Amycolatopsis methanolica 239 nucleotide sequence CGACGGTCGGCGCGTCCGGCCGGTCGCCGACGGCGTGAAACAGGTCCTTGCCGCCGCGCACCTGGTCGCCAGGAGTGAGCGCGTAGCCGGGCACCCAGGTCAGCGACGTGTACCCGGTCGCCGGGGCCGGTGTCCGGGGCACGTAGATGATGTAGCGCTGCAGGCGCCCGGCGAGGTCGGGCACGCAGCCGTCGCGGCAGACCCAGCCGAACTCGCCGCTGACCGTCTCGCCGCCGATCTGGAGTCCGCCCTGCCGGGTGGACGCTCCGGTGGGCGGTTGTCCGGGTTCTCCCGGCAAACGCCGGCCCTGTGCGGATTCGAAGTGGCTGGCGAAGATGCGCTGGATGTAGCCGTGCGCGGGTACGCCGCCGCGCTGCCCGGTCATGTCGTCGTCGACGCGGGACGCGAGCTTGGCGAAGTCGACCTCGGCGAAGAACGGGCTCAGGTCCCCCTGGCCGATAGCGGCCAGTTGCAGCCGGTCGCGCCACGCGCTGTCCATCGGCTCGTCGTAGCGGAACGCGGAGTCGAAGAACGCCGACGGGTTGGCGACACCGACCGGCGCGCCGCCCGGGTGGTCCGGGTCCGCGGTGGCCCGCGGGACGAGGTAGCGGTCCCCGGCCCGGTCCCACAGACCGGTCGCGGCGGCGACCCGGACCTGCTGCCCGGCCGGGTCGAACGCACCGTGCGGCACCCGGACCTCGACCTGCCGCCGCGGCACATCGACGCGCACCGGTGCCTCGGCCAGCTTCCGGCCGGTCTCGGCGTCGGTGACGTCCGCGGTGGCGCCGTGCACGGTGACGAACACCTGCGCAGGCATCACCGTGTTCGCCCCGTGCGGCACCGCCCGCGGCGCCGTCGAGCCGCCGAGTGCGAGGGTGGTGGCGACCAGTTCGGGGCCGGTCATCGTGTTGTAGGTGATTCGGAAGGCCGTCGAGTCCGCCAGGGGTTTGACCCGCAACTCGATCAGGTCCGCCGCGTTGGCGCGGTACGCGGGGTCGTCCGGGTAGGTGTAGTTGCGGAGCATGGTGTTGGCGGGCCAGCTGTACTCGGGCCCGCCGCCGTGGTCGTCCCACGGGCAGCCCTGGTAAAGGAACTCCCCTTCGCGGTACGCGCTGCTCATGCAGACTTCCGTGGGCTGCGCCCGCCAGATGCCGGCGTTCTCGAACTGCGGTGCCCGCGCGGGCGGTTCGTTGAGCAGCGCGGGCCCGGTCGGCAGCACCTGCGGTATGGCAGCCGACGCCTGCTGCGCGGCGAGCACACCGCCCGCCACCAGAGCGGCGACGAGGACGGGAACACCCACCAGGCGGCGATGCGGTAGGCGGTCCATCGGGAAGCCTCCAGCGAAATGTGTCATCTTTGACGCGGCCGTTAGTAGATCGCTACATAAAAGCTTCGTCAAGGGGTTAAGCTTCACCGACATGGGTGAACCCTGCGGTGGCGTCCGTCGAACATCCGCGGAGACGGCCGTCGACGTCATGAATCGAGAGTCAGCTGGACGACGGCTCGGCCCGCAACTCCACACCGACGGCGCAGCCGGCCAACCGGCGGGACAGGAGAGGGCCGTCAGACACCCGTGCTCGCCGCGGCTTCGCCCGACCGGCGGCGTCCCCGCACCTGCGGCATCGCGTCGAGCAACGGCGGGGAATCGCGCCGTGCGGCAACGACTACCAGACAACCCATCCCGCCGACCGGCGCGATCTTCGCCGAACACGCCCCTGGCGTTGCCCGCCGCCCGGCTCAGCCGGCCAGCACCTGCGGGGACAGCTGCTTGAGCATCGCGTTGGTCCACTTCAGCTGGCGCAGTGCGTGCGGGTGGCAGCGGCTCGCCAGGGCCAGCAGGTCGTCGTCCTTGACGGCCTGCGCTCCCTGCGCCAGCAGTTCCCAGTCCAGCGACACCCGGCACACGCCCGGTGCAAGCGACGCAGGTCGGCCAGCAACAGCACACCCGGCTCGGGCCGTGTGCTGAGCAACTCGCTCACCGCGGTGCGCACCGGCGCCAGCGGGCCCGATCGCTCGGCGACCTCGGCGCCCAGCTCCAGGCCGTAGGGGCGGCCGGCGTCGGCCAGTGCCCGGACGTGGTCGCGGGACCAGCGGGCCAGATCGCGGGCGACGTGGTGGATCTCGGGTTCGGCGTGGTGCCGGTCGGACATCTTGAGCAGGTCACGCACCAGCGCCTTCTCGGCTCGGTGCAGTTCCCGCAGGGCGAGGGCGATCTTCATCGGGTCCCCTCCGCGCGGCGCATCGCCGCGGCCGCTGTCTTGAACAGCGGCTGCTTGGACACCGGGTCCCAGTCGGTGATCGTGAGCTCGTTGGCCGCCCGGTGCCGCCCGGACGGGTCGTCGGTGCCCCAGTAGCCGTAGTGGAACGGCAGGAACAGCACCCCGTCCCGGATGCCGCGGATCCGCACCCGGGCGCGGACCGCGCCGCGTGGTGTGGTGATCTCGGCGAGGTCCCCTTCGGACAGATCGTGGGCCTTCGCGTCCTGTTCGGACATCTCGACCCACACCTCAGGAGCCGCGTCCCGCAGTTCCGGCACCCGGCCGGTCTTGGTGCGGGTGTGGAACTGGTAGATCGTCCGCCCGGTGATCAACGCGAACGGGTGCTCGGCGGACGGCATCTCGCGTGGCGGCAGGTACTCCGCCGCCTTGAGCATGGCCTTGCCGTCCGGGTTGACCGCGCGGTACTCGTTCTGGTCGGCGGGCCCGCCGGTGACGAGGTCGCGCCCGTAGTCCTCGCAGTAGCCGGGCCGGGCGAAGAACTTCCCGTCGACGTAGAGCCGTTCGGTGCCGTCGGGGTGTTCGGCGTCGCAGGGCCATTGGATCGCGCGCTGACGCAGCTTGCCGTAGCTGAGCCCGGTGTAGTCGCAGGGCCGTCCGGCGCTGGCCCGCTTCCACGCCTCGAACGCCGTCTCCGCATCGTGCCAGGGCGGGAACGGCTGCCCGTCGCGGTCGCGGAAGTCCATGCGCCGGGCGTAGTCGAGGAAGATGTCCAGGTCCGGCCGGGCCTGCCCGGGCGGGTCGACGGCCTTCTCCGACAGGTGCACGGTGCGGTCGGCGTTGGTGAACCCGCCCGTCTTCTCGCCCCACATCGCCGCGGGCAGCACCACGTCGGCCAGCTCGGCGGTCTCGGTCAGGAAGACGTCCTGGACCACGAGGAACAACCGGTCCTGGGACAGGATGGACCGGATGCGCGCGAGGTCGGGCAGCGACACCGCGGGGTTGGTGGCCGACACCCACAGCAGGCGCAGGCTGCCGTTCTCGGCGTAGCGGAAGATCTGCATCGCGTGCGTCGGCGGGGCGTAGTGCGGGATCTGCTTCACCTCGAGGTTCCACAGGTCCGCCAGTTCGGTGACGTGCGCATCGTTGGCCCAGTTGCGGAACCCGGTGAGGTCGCCGTCGGCGCCGCATT carries:
- a CDS encoding molybdopterin oxidoreductase family protein, whose product is MRRDAIADPWGARTPYGPGQSWPVRVDSQLADGLTEDDVDRWVPTAAVLHSNGDGLELAVKDGRLVGVRGRAADRVNHGRVDPKDLYGWQANASPDRLTTPLVRRDGRLVEASWDEAMGLVAGRSRALLDERGPSSIGFYTSGQLFCEEYYTLAAIAHGAIGTNHLDGNTRLCTATAAAALKETFGCDGQPGSYTDVDHADVIALYGHNVAETQSVLWSRMLDRLAGPNPPSLLCVDPRDTPVARAATVHLAPLPGTNLALMNALLHEIIARDWVDHDYLDRCTVGFDQLAALVADYPPERAAEICRIPAARIREAAALLGGAQRLLSTVLQGFYQAHQATAAAVQVNNINLVRGMLGRPGRGVLQMNGQPTAENTRECGADGDLTGFRNWANDAHVTELADLWNLEVKQIPHYAPPTHAMQIFRYAENGSLRLLWVSATNPAVSLPDLARIRSILSQDRLFLVVQDVFLTETAELADVVLPAAMWGEKTGGFTNADRTVHLSEKAVDPPGQARPDLDIFLDYARRMDFRDRDGQPFPPWHDAETAFEAWKRASAGRPCDYTGLSYGKLRQRAIQWPCDAEHPDGTERLYVDGKFFARPGYCEDYGRDLVTGGPADQNEYRAVNPDGKAMLKAAEYLPPREMPSAEHPFALITGRTIYQFHTRTKTGRVPELRDAAPEVWVEMSEQDAKAHDLSEGDLAEITTPRGAVRARVRIRGIRDGVLFLPFHYGYWGTDDPSGRHRAANELTITDWDPVSKQPLFKTAAAAMRRAEGTR